From Spirosoma aerolatum, one genomic window encodes:
- a CDS encoding glycoside hydrolase has translation MFLSRITAFVTLIFLLAKSPLGLAQQAAYPTPLVITLQPGQTYQTIHSFGASDCWSAQFVGTNYSLANRQQIADWLFSLDTDASGSPKGIGLSMWRFNIGAGSTEQGDSSGIQSPWRRSECFQRSDGTYDWSKQAGQQWFVEAAHQRKVPYLLGFTNSPPIQFTANGKAYASGKLGEYNFNRQRLGDYTRFLADVVQYFDQKGWPMHYLSPFNEPQWDWGIKKGQTMASQEGTPATNADMADLARALSQELTRRKLSTHLALGEAGQLNYLSQRGTNRSQTGQDNVIDALFSSTSPDYIGNLTNVERLVSGHSYFTTSPIRLLQSTRQQLSAKLWQAGVGFWQSEYCVLGDNDGEINGGGRDLGMKTALYVARVIHADLTLANAASWQWWLALSANNYKDGLIYLEKNGKMGENAQNQFDGDILASKTLWALGNYARFVRPGMVRIAAQANQNDSLATAPLVSAYRTTNGHQLVLVLVNPGASTLLQLKGLPKRLNSVAIYETTATVDLQKRTASVSRLPISAQSVTTVVFDTQKP, from the coding sequence ATGTTCCTATCACGAATAACGGCCTTTGTAACGCTGATTTTTCTGCTGGCAAAGAGCCCCCTTGGATTGGCCCAACAGGCCGCCTACCCTACCCCGCTGGTCATTACCCTTCAGCCCGGACAAACCTATCAGACCATCCACAGCTTCGGCGCATCGGACTGCTGGTCGGCACAGTTTGTCGGTACAAATTATTCACTAGCCAACCGCCAGCAGATTGCCGACTGGCTATTCAGCCTGGATACCGACGCGTCCGGTAGTCCTAAAGGCATCGGGCTGTCGATGTGGCGGTTCAATATCGGGGCCGGAAGCACCGAACAGGGCGATTCGAGCGGTATTCAGAGTCCCTGGCGCCGGTCCGAGTGTTTTCAACGCTCCGATGGCACCTACGACTGGTCGAAACAGGCTGGCCAGCAATGGTTTGTAGAAGCTGCCCATCAACGTAAGGTCCCTTATCTGCTGGGTTTCACCAACTCGCCACCAATTCAGTTTACGGCCAACGGTAAAGCCTACGCGTCGGGCAAATTGGGAGAGTATAACTTTAACCGCCAACGGCTCGGCGACTACACGCGCTTTCTGGCCGATGTGGTTCAGTATTTCGACCAAAAAGGCTGGCCCATGCACTACCTCAGTCCTTTCAACGAACCCCAATGGGACTGGGGTATTAAGAAAGGCCAAACGATGGCTTCGCAGGAAGGTACGCCTGCCACCAACGCCGACATGGCCGATCTGGCACGTGCTCTTAGCCAGGAACTCACCCGTCGTAAACTCAGTACCCATCTGGCCCTAGGCGAAGCGGGTCAATTGAATTATCTGTCTCAACGTGGTACGAATCGGAGCCAAACCGGACAGGATAATGTCATCGACGCTTTGTTCTCCTCCACTAGTCCCGACTACATCGGTAACCTAACCAATGTAGAACGGCTGGTGAGTGGCCATAGTTATTTCACCACCTCCCCCATCCGGCTTCTCCAGTCGACCCGGCAACAGCTTAGTGCGAAATTGTGGCAGGCCGGGGTTGGTTTCTGGCAGTCGGAATACTGTGTACTGGGCGATAATGACGGGGAGATCAATGGCGGAGGCCGCGACCTGGGCATGAAAACCGCGCTTTATGTGGCCCGGGTAATTCATGCTGATCTAACCCTGGCGAATGCAGCTTCGTGGCAGTGGTGGCTAGCCCTGAGTGCCAACAACTACAAAGACGGCCTTATCTACCTGGAAAAAAACGGGAAAATGGGCGAAAATGCCCAGAATCAGTTTGATGGCGATATTCTGGCCTCTAAAACGCTCTGGGCACTAGGCAACTACGCTCGTTTTGTTCGGCCCGGAATGGTCCGTATAGCAGCTCAGGCCAACCAAAACGACAGCCTGGCTACTGCGCCACTCGTCTCGGCCTACCGCACCACCAACGGCCATCAGTTGGTCCTCGTCTTAGTCAATCCGGGAGCAAGCACTCTACTTCAGTTGAAGGGGCTTCCTAAACGACTCAATTCCGTAGCGATCTACGAAACAACGGCTACGGTAGATCTCCAAAAACGTACCGCATCGGTTTCCCGACTACCAATCAGCGCCCAGTCGGTTACAACTGTGGTCTTTGATACACAAAAACCGTAA
- a CDS encoding helix-turn-helix transcriptional regulator — translation MFPHSLIRLINCSLWLACLLTARLSIAQVQTMDTMQTDERIVFLRAVSRKYFADTTKVMAMLDSARTFCEDRDDAFMVWYVTLLQVHYQYIYQHNELPQKIAFLKSKQAYFDQSPYPVIRATYYCHLSNEYFRNLEFTEAFKFYFRSRQIFEQIGYQDIPEAVDYLYYFFRFHYYFEDYRTAIHYVSLAEKYNKWKLIADWFLINNRGVAYLKINDYSNAKKAFLETIAVAKAGHNDTYVGIGSGNYGNTLRLEGKFKESLPYLYKDVAINEKEVPDNSAITCLYIAYSLIKLDSLAKAQTYIKRSLQLQPNWFWSNYGPMYYEVNALYYQKAGNLEAAIRYKDSLVVKKDSLRRIFDNRLLAAAQAQMAAEKYLNDLANIEAEKDNALLRRNIFIAVLVIVTIAIIYAVNQRRKREKQAQEAEKKRADDLLAHATEQLALYMENLKDKNELIEKMTLELTQSESHSPEAAIVDTRIESLRQSVILTETNWLEFKQLFERVYPHFFDNLLTKYQDLTPAEVRLLALLKLNIASREMAYMLGVSIESLRKSRYRLRKKLETQQADTDLRGLIEHL, via the coding sequence ATGTTTCCGCATTCTTTGATTCGACTTATCAACTGTAGTCTTTGGCTGGCCTGTCTGCTCACGGCCCGTTTATCTATTGCGCAGGTGCAGACCATGGATACCATGCAAACCGATGAGCGTATTGTATTCCTGCGAGCCGTTTCCCGGAAATATTTTGCTGATACGACGAAGGTGATGGCCATGTTGGATAGCGCCCGTACCTTCTGTGAAGATCGGGACGATGCGTTTATGGTCTGGTATGTAACGCTTCTACAAGTGCATTATCAGTATATCTATCAGCATAATGAACTCCCCCAAAAGATTGCCTTTCTGAAAAGTAAACAGGCTTATTTTGACCAGTCGCCTTATCCGGTTATTCGGGCTACCTATTACTGTCACCTAAGCAATGAATATTTCCGAAATCTGGAATTCACAGAAGCCTTTAAATTTTACTTTCGTTCTAGGCAAATTTTTGAGCAGATTGGCTATCAGGATATACCCGAAGCCGTCGATTACCTCTATTATTTCTTTCGCTTTCACTACTATTTTGAAGATTACCGGACGGCGATTCATTATGTCAGCTTAGCCGAAAAATACAATAAATGGAAGCTGATTGCGGATTGGTTTTTAATCAATAACCGGGGGGTGGCGTATTTAAAAATTAATGACTATTCAAACGCAAAAAAAGCGTTTTTAGAAACCATTGCCGTGGCTAAAGCGGGGCACAATGATACGTATGTGGGCATTGGGAGCGGCAATTATGGCAATACGCTACGGCTGGAGGGAAAATTCAAAGAATCACTCCCATACCTGTATAAAGATGTGGCGATCAACGAGAAAGAAGTGCCCGATAATTCAGCGATTACCTGCCTGTACATCGCTTATTCACTCATTAAGCTCGATAGTCTGGCCAAAGCCCAGACCTACATAAAGCGGTCACTTCAGTTACAGCCCAACTGGTTCTGGAGTAATTACGGGCCCATGTATTATGAGGTGAACGCGCTCTATTATCAGAAAGCAGGCAACCTGGAAGCGGCCATCCGGTATAAAGATTCGCTGGTCGTCAAGAAGGATTCGCTTCGGCGAATTTTTGATAATCGGTTGCTGGCGGCCGCCCAGGCACAGATGGCTGCCGAAAAATACCTCAACGACTTAGCCAATATTGAAGCGGAGAAGGATAATGCCCTGCTCCGGCGAAATATCTTCATTGCTGTCCTGGTCATTGTAACCATTGCCATCATTTACGCGGTCAATCAACGGCGAAAGCGGGAAAAACAGGCACAGGAGGCCGAGAAGAAACGGGCCGATGATTTGCTGGCTCATGCAACAGAGCAATTGGCTCTGTATATGGAAAACCTGAAAGATAAAAACGAGCTCATCGAAAAAATGACGCTTGAACTCACTCAATCAGAATCCCATTCACCGGAAGCAGCTATTGTTGATACCCGAATCGAATCCTTACGCCAGAGTGTAATTCTCACTGAAACTAACTGGCTTGAATTCAAGCAGTTGTTTGAGCGGGTCTACCCGCATTTCTTCGATAATCTACTCACAAAGTATCAGGATCTAACCCCCGCCGAAGTTCGGTTACTGGCCTTGCTCAAACTAAATATCGCATCTCGCGAAATGGCTTATATGCTGGGGGTCTCCATTGAATCCTTACGCAAATCTCGGTATCGCCTGCGAAAAAAACTGGAGACACAACAGGCCGACACTGACCTTCGGGGGCTTATTGAGCATTTGTAG